Proteins encoded by one window of Thalassoroseus pseudoceratinae:
- a CDS encoding DUF2203 domain-containing protein, whose amino-acid sequence MNAAAKRFFSVDEAQSRLPLVRSIVSDIVELYRDIHDRQSRLTRVLELRGESNREVGRLYTEELEQMEQELEDDLSRLDSFVEELESLGVELKDPYAGLVDFHTWINGREACLCWQLGEPEIQYWHEVDAGIGGRQSLQDGSVDPVHDFTGGDYFDEVL is encoded by the coding sequence ATGAATGCTGCAGCAAAACGGTTTTTCTCAGTTGACGAGGCGCAATCTCGATTGCCACTCGTCCGTTCGATCGTCTCCGACATCGTCGAACTCTACCGAGATATTCACGATCGCCAATCTCGTCTAACACGGGTTCTTGAGCTTCGAGGAGAATCAAACCGCGAAGTCGGCAGGCTCTACACCGAAGAACTTGAGCAGATGGAGCAGGAACTCGAAGACGACTTGTCTCGATTGGATTCCTTTGTCGAAGAACTGGAATCGTTGGGTGTCGAATTGAAAGACCCCTACGCCGGACTGGTCGACTTCCACACCTGGATCAACGGTCGTGAAGCTTGCTTGTGTTGGCAGCTGGGCGAGCCGGAAATTCAATATTGGCACGAAGTCGACGCTGGAATTGGTGGTCGCCAATCTCTCCAAGACGGCTCCGTTGACCCCGTGCACGACTTTACTGGTGGCGACTACTTCGACGAAGTTCTCTGA
- a CDS encoding NuoI/complex I 23 kDa subunit family protein: MGEWFRNIYVTVKTVVQGMAITLLTWFKTYRRRTFTEVYEYPEVPVPVKSRYRGFHRFDLTTCIGCEKCAVACPVDCIYIEKEKSPVGKGFRVDTFVIDYTKCMFCALCVEPCPVDCIFMGSNHDLSCYSRDGCVVDFAKLPLQVAWGQATLNPTAVAESKVLDEPVWVKGESSPFEYSETPS, translated from the coding sequence ATGGGTGAATGGTTCCGCAATATTTACGTCACGGTGAAAACCGTTGTGCAGGGAATGGCCATTACCCTGCTGACGTGGTTCAAGACGTACCGTCGCCGCACATTCACCGAAGTCTACGAGTACCCTGAGGTGCCCGTTCCGGTGAAATCGCGATACCGTGGTTTTCACCGCTTCGATCTCACGACGTGCATTGGCTGTGAGAAATGTGCCGTCGCGTGTCCGGTCGATTGCATCTACATCGAAAAAGAAAAAAGCCCGGTCGGCAAAGGGTTCCGAGTCGACACATTCGTCATCGATTACACGAAGTGCATGTTTTGTGCATTGTGTGTGGAACCCTGTCCAGTGGATTGTATCTTCATGGGCTCGAATCATGACCTAAGCTGCTATAGTCGAGACGGTTGTGTCGTCGACTTCGCGAAGCTTCCGTTGCAGGTCGCTTGGGGACAAGCCACATTGAACCCAACCGCGGTGGCGGAGTCGAAAGTTCTCGACGAACCGGTTTGGGTCAAAGGGGAATCGAGTCCATTCGAGTATTCGGAGACTCCAAGTTAG
- a CDS encoding NADH-quinone oxidoreductase subunit C: MSPQEIFDSLVQQFGDSVITKLHTESIDPWIEVSANSLAEVATFLKTDSRLGFDHLNDLTGVDYCEPDEKKAKKFGHDPHVEVVYHLSSYTHKHAIVIKVILPRWKDDKPGQLPEVPTVSGVWAIADWHERECFDLVGVNFVGHPNLRRILCAEDWVGHALRKDYEFPLEYHGIRGK; encoded by the coding sequence ATGTCGCCCCAAGAGATTTTCGACTCCCTCGTTCAACAGTTCGGCGATTCCGTCATCACGAAACTTCACACGGAATCAATCGATCCTTGGATCGAAGTGTCGGCCAATTCCCTCGCGGAGGTTGCAACATTCCTCAAGACAGACTCGCGTCTGGGATTCGATCATCTCAACGATTTGACAGGCGTTGACTACTGCGAGCCGGACGAGAAAAAAGCCAAGAAGTTTGGTCACGATCCGCACGTGGAAGTCGTCTATCACCTGTCGAGCTACACCCACAAACACGCGATTGTCATCAAAGTCATTCTGCCCCGCTGGAAAGACGACAAACCCGGCCAACTTCCGGAAGTTCCGACGGTGTCCGGTGTGTGGGCGATTGCCGACTGGCACGAACGTGAGTGCTTCGATCTCGTCGGCGTCAACTTCGTTGGCCACCCCAACCTCCGTCGCATCCTCTGTGCCGAAGACTGGGTCGGCCATGCCCTGCGAAAAGACTACGAGTTCCCACTGGAATACCACGGGATTCGCGGGAAGTAA
- a CDS encoding PP2C family protein-serine/threonine phosphatase yields MEERDTGSESNFGIPYFRRLFGTRPEPVEVSYAGASHPGRVRRTNEDNFAIVRRRRTRDVLLTSLNADSLPAANDEAYVFVVADGMGGYAAGEIASQAAIEVAWQIGATELKWPMIHGKHESLELESKLQTYGKLMDHFLREMVNADPDLEGMGTTFVAAYSLGMEVFVGNIGDSRAYVFRDHELLRLTRDHTLAEQLIERGVMEPDTPEADQFSHILVNCLGGSSEGAVAEIHHVTLRDGDLLLLCTDGLTDMLPDHEIAAVIDDRQSPDQAVQSLIDLALEAGGEDNVTVVIGEYHQPSTADAENATTEEFE; encoded by the coding sequence ATGGAAGAGCGAGACACAGGCAGCGAATCCAACTTCGGTATTCCCTACTTTCGCCGTCTATTCGGCACGCGACCGGAACCTGTCGAAGTGTCTTACGCAGGCGCGAGTCATCCCGGTCGCGTCCGGCGAACAAACGAAGATAACTTCGCGATTGTTCGCCGACGACGGACTCGCGATGTCTTATTGACAAGCTTGAACGCTGATTCGCTTCCGGCAGCGAACGACGAGGCCTACGTCTTCGTGGTTGCCGATGGCATGGGGGGGTATGCGGCTGGTGAAATTGCTAGCCAAGCCGCGATTGAGGTCGCCTGGCAGATTGGAGCAACGGAACTCAAATGGCCAATGATTCATGGCAAGCATGAGTCACTTGAGCTTGAGTCCAAACTTCAGACGTATGGAAAGTTGATGGACCATTTTCTCCGCGAGATGGTCAACGCGGACCCAGACCTAGAAGGAATGGGAACAACCTTCGTTGCCGCCTACAGCCTGGGGATGGAGGTCTTTGTTGGGAATATCGGAGACTCGCGGGCTTACGTTTTTCGGGACCACGAACTGCTGCGGCTTACCCGTGATCATACCCTTGCGGAACAGTTGATCGAACGAGGAGTCATGGAACCCGACACCCCAGAAGCCGATCAGTTCTCCCACATTCTTGTGAATTGTCTAGGCGGATCGAGCGAAGGGGCGGTTGCAGAGATTCACCACGTGACACTTCGCGACGGCGATTTGCTGCTGCTTTGCACTGATGGATTGACTGACATGCTGCCAGATCACGAAATCGCAGCCGTGATTGATGATCGCCAGTCGCCGGATCAAGCGGTGCAGAGTTTAATCGATCTCGCATTGGAAGCCGGCGGTGAAGACAACGTGACGGTGGTCATCGGTGAGTACCACCAACCTTCAACAGCCGATGCTGAAAACGCCACCACTGAAGAATTCGAATGA
- a CDS encoding outer membrane protein assembly factor BamB family protein, producing the protein MILKHPNPISLFSGLILFAVSLVQIGSAEENWPSYRGPQGDGHARETGLPTEWGTADVAWSTPLPGEGQSCPTIWGERIYMTASLRRGEERVVFCVNRNDGRILWQKTAWTGRPEPTHKMTGWASATCATNGKYVYAFFGHGGGLFCYTTDGDLVWNQKLGNFEGPWGTAASPILYKNLVIQNCDADVNAAIAAFDQETGDQVWRTKRENYRGWSTPVLVDVKGKKELVLNGHLGVRGYDPDTGNELWFCRGYNGRGTPMVTPGANGLLHVICGRGGDAFAIRPGGRGDVTATHRVWHTPRLRGRDLPSPIVLDGQMLVANMAGILSSYNSDNGKNLWRGRLGGNYSAAPLAYQGLAFFLSEDGRTVAVKPGPQMEIVTENLLKPAAEEVFRSTPTPSDGQIFIRSTRRLYCIGERNQDAS; encoded by the coding sequence ATGATCTTGAAACACCCCAACCCAATCTCTCTATTTTCCGGATTGATACTGTTTGCCGTGAGTTTGGTGCAGATCGGAAGTGCGGAAGAGAATTGGCCATCCTACCGGGGTCCGCAAGGCGATGGACACGCTCGGGAAACAGGACTGCCGACGGAATGGGGAACCGCCGATGTGGCTTGGAGCACCCCCCTGCCCGGCGAAGGCCAATCATGCCCCACGATTTGGGGAGAACGTATTTATATGACGGCTTCGCTGCGTCGTGGCGAAGAGCGTGTTGTGTTCTGCGTCAATCGCAACGACGGCCGAATTCTCTGGCAAAAGACGGCTTGGACGGGGCGCCCGGAGCCAACTCACAAGATGACTGGCTGGGCCTCGGCAACCTGCGCGACGAATGGAAAGTACGTTTACGCGTTTTTCGGTCACGGCGGCGGGTTGTTCTGTTACACGACCGACGGTGATCTCGTTTGGAATCAGAAACTCGGTAACTTCGAAGGGCCATGGGGAACGGCAGCGAGTCCGATCCTGTACAAGAACCTGGTGATTCAGAACTGTGATGCCGACGTCAATGCCGCGATCGCAGCCTTCGATCAGGAAACTGGCGATCAAGTCTGGCGAACGAAACGGGAAAATTACCGGGGATGGAGCACTCCCGTGTTGGTTGATGTCAAAGGGAAAAAAGAACTTGTTCTCAACGGACATCTGGGTGTGCGTGGTTACGACCCGGACACCGGAAACGAACTCTGGTTCTGTCGAGGCTACAACGGTCGTGGCACGCCGATGGTGACACCGGGAGCCAACGGTCTGCTGCATGTGATCTGCGGTCGAGGGGGCGATGCCTTCGCGATCCGTCCTGGTGGGCGAGGCGACGTAACCGCGACGCACCGTGTTTGGCATACACCACGGTTGCGGGGGCGTGACTTGCCTTCGCCGATCGTACTGGATGGTCAAATGCTGGTCGCAAACATGGCGGGAATCCTGTCGAGCTACAACTCGGACAATGGAAAGAATCTCTGGCGTGGACGACTCGGTGGCAATTACTCCGCGGCTCCACTGGCTTACCAGGGACTCGCGTTTTTCCTTAGTGAAGATGGTCGAACCGTCGCAGTGAAACCCGGGCCGCAAATGGAAATCGTCACCGAGAACCTGCTGAAACCGGCCGCCGAAGAGGTCTTTCGCTCCACGCCGACCCCAAGTGACGGGCAAATCTTCATTCGGTCAACGCGTCGTCTCTATTGCATTGGCGAGCGCAACCAAGATGCCAGCTGA
- a CDS encoding NADH-quinone oxidoreductase subunit D codes for MSMAIEDPRVVEFDVHTDEMLVNMGPQHPSTHGVLRLLLRTDGEVVREVTPHIGYLHRCAEKIGENLTPVQYIPYTDRMDYLAAMNMNLGWALTAEKLLKMEVPERAMTLRVIIAELGRIASHLVAMGAYGLDLGSFSPFLYAFREREIILDLFEEVCGARLTYSYITIGGATHDLPETITIPPGLASITSSDRGLRKKWPVLKEGASAQLAWTDAVLIFLEWLEKRIQEYHALLTRNAIFIKRTAAIGTLSREEAIDYGCTGPVLRGSGVDHDLRRDGEPIYTRMYEGYDFKVPFAPFNDAPPEAELGDNWCRFYVRMLEVVESIGLVRQAIEKYPSTEGTFRVAHKFSTKLPKDECYLETECPRGQMGFYVVGNGEAEPLRVRAKSSSFCNLAVTGLLSPGTLIADIPSIVGSLDVVMGEIDR; via the coding sequence ATGAGCATGGCGATCGAAGATCCTCGGGTAGTTGAGTTTGACGTTCATACCGACGAGATGTTGGTGAACATGGGCCCGCAGCACCCGAGTACGCACGGCGTGCTGCGGTTGCTGTTGCGGACCGATGGTGAAGTCGTTCGTGAAGTCACGCCACACATCGGCTATCTGCATCGCTGTGCCGAGAAGATCGGTGAGAATCTCACGCCGGTTCAATACATCCCGTATACGGACCGCATGGACTATCTCGCCGCGATGAACATGAATCTCGGCTGGGCGCTCACGGCGGAAAAACTTCTCAAAATGGAAGTTCCCGAGCGAGCGATGACCTTGCGAGTCATCATCGCCGAACTCGGCCGGATCGCGAGCCACTTGGTTGCGATGGGAGCTTATGGCCTCGACTTAGGATCATTTAGCCCGTTCCTGTACGCCTTCCGCGAACGTGAAATCATTCTTGATTTGTTCGAAGAAGTCTGCGGTGCGCGACTGACTTACAGTTACATCACAATTGGTGGGGCAACTCACGATCTGCCAGAGACCATTACGATCCCGCCAGGCTTGGCGTCGATCACCTCGTCGGATCGTGGTCTTCGCAAGAAATGGCCGGTTCTCAAAGAAGGCGCGTCTGCCCAACTCGCATGGACGGATGCCGTTCTGATCTTCTTGGAATGGCTGGAGAAGCGAATCCAAGAGTACCATGCCTTGCTGACGCGAAATGCGATCTTCATCAAACGGACAGCCGCCATCGGAACACTGAGTCGCGAAGAGGCGATTGATTACGGGTGCACGGGCCCGGTGTTGCGGGGCAGTGGAGTCGACCACGACTTGCGACGCGATGGCGAACCGATCTACACACGGATGTATGAGGGATACGACTTCAAAGTCCCGTTTGCGCCATTCAACGATGCCCCACCGGAAGCCGAACTTGGTGACAACTGGTGTCGGTTCTACGTGCGAATGCTAGAAGTCGTCGAGTCAATCGGACTCGTCCGACAAGCCATCGAGAAATATCCGTCGACAGAAGGCACGTTCCGAGTCGCTCACAAATTCAGTACGAAGCTGCCAAAGGACGAGTGCTATCTCGAAACCGAGTGCCCACGCGGTCAGATGGGCTTCTATGTCGTCGGCAACGGTGAAGCCGAGCCACTTCGCGTGCGAGCCAAAAGTTCTTCATTCTGCAACCTTGCAGTGACGGGACTGCTTAGCCCCGGAACACTCATCGCGGACATTCCGTCAATTGTTGGGTCTCTGGATGTCGTGATGGGCGAGATTGATCGATAG
- a CDS encoding GIY-YIG nuclease family protein, with translation MKVIFKITYPNGKIYVGKDLTGTLTYFGSVNSSLVAADFSDAEQRDFTVRKEILWSSETASDQEASRREVELIRNLRSNDPTIGYNRWPKFADCGG, from the coding sequence ATGAAAGTCATTTTCAAGATTACTTACCCAAACGGCAAAATTTACGTCGGCAAAGATTTGACTGGAACCTTGACCTATTTTGGCAGCGTGAATAGTTCTCTCGTAGCAGCTGATTTTTCAGATGCCGAACAACGTGATTTCACGGTTCGCAAGGAGATTCTTTGGTCTTCCGAAACTGCTTCAGATCAAGAAGCGAGCAGACGAGAAGTCGAATTGATCAGAAACTTACGCTCAAATGACCCAACCATTGGATATAACCGTTGGCCAAAGTTCGCCGATTGTGGTGGCTAA
- a CDS encoding NADH-quinone oxidoreductase subunit A, with product MTSIVGHFFLFTLVAIGGLIVPLLIGRLVRPKLPTAEKDSIYECGEPTIGSSYIQFDLRFYVVALLFIIFDVEVAFFFPWAMVYGTATQLADPALSEPQREVLSQTLLGDANATAVAADTARQLAWTGFFDILVFFSVLLVGFAYVWKRGDLDWVRAVAEQAKQAAARPRTPPPVEAPAPSQPREPVGV from the coding sequence ATGACGAGCATTGTCGGTCATTTCTTCCTGTTCACGCTTGTGGCAATTGGCGGCTTGATCGTCCCACTTCTTATCGGACGACTCGTTCGGCCCAAACTGCCAACAGCCGAAAAAGATTCCATCTACGAGTGTGGTGAGCCAACCATCGGCTCGAGCTACATTCAGTTCGATCTCCGCTTTTACGTCGTTGCGTTGCTGTTCATCATCTTCGATGTTGAAGTCGCCTTTTTCTTCCCCTGGGCCATGGTCTACGGCACCGCAACTCAATTGGCGGATCCCGCGTTGAGCGAACCCCAACGAGAAGTTCTGAGTCAAACGCTCCTGGGCGACGCGAACGCAACCGCCGTCGCTGCTGATACCGCACGTCAGTTGGCCTGGACTGGCTTCTTTGACATCCTTGTCTTCTTCAGTGTGCTGCTGGTTGGTTTCGCCTACGTGTGGAAGCGTGGCGATCTGGATTGGGTCCGTGCCGTCGCGGAGCAAGCGAAACAGGCAGCCGCTCGTCCACGCACTCCCCCGCCAGTCGAGGCTCCCGCCCCATCGCAACCGCGGGAACCAGTTGGCGTCTAA
- a CDS encoding GTPase → MNETTIAGVLTPGGRGAVATIMATGNLAHGIDDFFTAANGRRLTDQVLNRVVFGQWGDDPAEDVVVCRVSEEVCRISEEQVEISCHGGDAATRRILSDLNSVGMETAPPSKLLARTQSPFEADWTLATSRAVTTKTLRILLQQRCVFPKAIQSIIEMFSDGSHEAAQQSLREILEWGRFGQHLNQPWEVVLCGRPNVGKSSLINALLGFQRAIVFDQPGTTRDVVRGETAIDGWPMRFADTAGIRETAESLESAGIERTRQMLAKADLRLIVCDLSEPLDADTDQLLREFPDALHVANKFDLPTQWPADRLAGMHLVSSATRQGLPGLVEAIGQRLVPIVPNDDQAIPISPRQIETLQIAHDSPPETAVEILNSLVTPER, encoded by the coding sequence ATGAACGAAACGACGATCGCAGGCGTGCTCACTCCCGGCGGACGCGGTGCTGTCGCGACGATAATGGCGACGGGGAATCTCGCGCATGGCATTGATGATTTTTTCACGGCTGCAAATGGTCGCCGTCTTACGGACCAGGTTTTAAATCGTGTCGTCTTCGGGCAGTGGGGGGATGATCCGGCAGAAGATGTTGTCGTCTGTCGCGTATCTGAAGAGGTCTGTCGCATATCTGAAGAGCAAGTTGAGATTTCGTGTCACGGTGGTGATGCGGCGACACGGCGCATCCTGTCGGATCTCAATTCTGTAGGAATGGAAACCGCCCCACCCAGTAAGTTGCTTGCTCGGACACAATCCCCGTTTGAAGCCGATTGGACTTTGGCTACATCGCGAGCCGTAACAACGAAAACGTTGCGAATTCTGTTGCAACAACGGTGTGTTTTCCCAAAAGCCATTCAGTCGATCATCGAGATGTTCTCGGACGGATCGCACGAGGCAGCTCAGCAATCGCTAAGGGAAATCTTAGAATGGGGGCGATTCGGACAACATCTGAACCAGCCATGGGAAGTGGTTTTGTGTGGCCGACCGAACGTTGGTAAGTCGTCCTTGATCAATGCCTTGCTGGGTTTTCAGAGGGCGATCGTTTTCGACCAGCCCGGCACGACTCGCGACGTCGTTCGGGGAGAAACCGCGATCGATGGTTGGCCGATGCGGTTTGCCGACACCGCCGGTATTCGAGAGACCGCAGAATCGCTGGAATCTGCGGGGATTGAACGAACTCGGCAGATGTTGGCCAAAGCCGACCTGCGATTGATTGTCTGTGACCTCAGCGAACCCTTGGATGCCGACACCGACCAACTTCTCCGTGAATTTCCGGATGCATTGCATGTGGCGAATAAGTTTGACTTGCCAACGCAATGGCCAGCGGATCGGTTGGCGGGAATGCACTTAGTTTCGTCCGCGACTCGGCAAGGTCTTCCAGGATTGGTTGAAGCAATTGGCCAGCGATTGGTTCCGATCGTGCCGAACGACGATCAGGCCATCCCGATCTCACCACGGCAAATCGAAACACTTCAAATAGCACACGATTCGCCACCGGAAACGGCAGTTGAGATATTGAATAGCTTGGTCACCCCCGAACGGTGA